The genomic segment TGAACTATTTTAAAAAGTTCCATGGTAAAACACATCCTCATCTTGAAATTAATATCGTTAATTTCATGTCCTCCAGATGGTCCCAAGAACACTTCAGTGTTGGTGAGTCCCTCTGGTGAAACAGTGGAGGGCAGTTCAGTGaatctgacctgcagcagtgatgcCAACCCAGCAGCTACTTACACCTGGTACAAGGAGAATGAAGCCTCACCAAAAGCATCAGGACAGACCTTTACCATGACTAACTTCACATCTGAGCACAGTAGAGAATATTATTGTGAGGCCAGGAACCCATTAGGAGCTACAAATTCTTCTACCCATCTTATCGCTCTAGCAGGTAGAGTGATTAAAAATAATTAAGAAAGATTAATTCTGGAAAGAAAGTCATTTGAGGTtaagttttcatgtttttgtttccttctattactgttattattgaATTATATCTTTAGTTTATTGAAATCatgttattttattgtaatttgttacactcATAAGTAGGGTTttactgatatgggtttttaaatgCTGATATGATACatgtatttttagactgaatacactgatattttgtgtcaatattcaatatctttaaatattacatttttttcatgacagaaaatgacaggtattcagtgtttcccctaaaatgtttattcttgtcagggtggaaaaacctctgaaacagcttttagagcatcatgggacactaaaactctccattgaaacctaaACTAATGAAACTctgttagtgttagcagctcttgtGTGACtcaccacacctattcagtggtagagaaactctgggatgcattaggcctttaaataaagaatgaattgacataataatttaataattaaatgaataaatataatgtacaaagaaaataaaaagtcatGTCAGAATTTTCAGCCTGTTttcctgtagctgtggtcaggaggaacctccatcatatcagaggtggacgacactgactgatatctgatatttcaaTATCAGCCgtcaaactgatatattgatcTACCCCTCCTAGTAAGGCATATCTCATATCTGTCTATCTCCATTTCTAGGGAAAGGAACAATATATATGAATGCAGCAAGGCTGACTCTCATCGTCCTGATCCTGATCGCTGTGTTTCTCCTCTACCTGTGGATCAGGTAACACAGTAAAAATCCATCAATTCTATCATTGCTCTTTTCATTTGATACTTTATGATTCAGTTTTTAATGAATTGGAGTTTGTTTAACTTTGTATTGGTTGACTAATTTAttccaggaagaagaaaactctgaagTCCACCACTGAACCGAGTGACCCAGTGCAGACTgtacaggtgagagagagagagagagagagagagagagagagagagagaggacattttCCTGTCTCAtcttgtctgtcttctctccccatcAGTCAGACTCTGATCCTGAGCATGAGAACCTCACTGCAGCTCAGACAGAAGCcacagaggagcaggaagaCCAGGTGTGAAGTCCAGTCAGgttgaagaaacaaaaaacaggccgatatcaaatcaaattcacagtcacagttttgaaaagtaatgCACCCTAATTTTGTACAATTCTCTATGAATCCAGTGAAAGAGGAGGCGGGGCTCACCTGACTGAAACAAGAAATAGTTTCACATTGAAATtgtgcagtggaaagtaaggggggggggggggggggtcataaATACAGTCATAAtactgtctttctgtgtgtagtTAGTTACATATGTTTAGAATAAAACAACTTGCTTTTGGGACATATTGTGCAGAATCCTGTTTTATTTACTAATAATGAAGACAAATAAAACTCAAACATGTTCTTCTGTTCTGTGttatttctcactttctcactagTATTTGTCACTCAGTGGAGGATCCATGTCACAGTGTAATAGTTTTTTA from the Centroberyx gerrardi isolate f3 chromosome 3, fCenGer3.hap1.cur.20231027, whole genome shotgun sequence genome contains:
- the LOC139913183 gene encoding uncharacterized protein LOC139913183 translates to MTNFTSEHSREYYCEARNPLGATNSSTHLIALAGKGTIYMNAARLTLIVLILIAVFLLYLWIRKKKTLKSTTEPSDPVQTVQSDSDPEHENLTAAQTEATEEQEDQV